The stretch of DNA GGGGAGAGCCTGGAGGCGCCGGCTGGCTGGGGCTCGGTCAGGACCTGAACGGCTCGGGCATTTCCGTGCGCTCTACGCGCTCGGTGCCGCGCGGCGCTCCGCTCGTGGTGAGTCTCCCGCTCGCGAGTGGTCCGCTGAGGGTGCGCGGGCGGGTCGTCTTTCGCGAGAAGCTGACGGACGCCGGGCTGACCGCTTTCCAGCACGGAGTGAGCTTCGAGGGCCTGGGCCGGCGCGAGCGAGACCTGATAGCCATCCACTGCACCCAACACGCGGTGCCGGCTTCCCGCTTCCGCTTCGTGGAAATCGTGGACCTGTTCAGGGAGTTCACCAGAACCATGCGGGATCCCCGCCGCGCGCGCAGACAGCAGGTCATGCTGCCCGCGCGGGTACGCCTGTCGGGCGAGCCGGACTCACCGTCCGCGCTGGACCCCAGCCAGGCCGCCGTTCTGGAAGACACAAGCCGAGACGGCGCGCGTCTCACTCTCGCGAGAGAGCTACAGCCGGGCGCCGAGATTCGCTTCGAAGTCAACGATACGAACCTGCTGGGGGCGGGCCGTGTCGCGTACTGCAAGCCCCTGCCGACGGCCATGGGATCGCGCTACCTGGTTGGCGTTCAACGCATACCGGGCGTGGGTCCCTGGAAGGTGCTGGAAAAACGGAGGGAGGTATCCATGCGAAGGGTCGCGATGCTGGCGGGACTTCTGATTCCGCTGCGTAGATTCAGTCTGGTAGGAGCGGTGCTCGTGGGTGGTCTGGCCGCGACGGCCGCGCCCGCTACTGCCCAGGTGGGCCACGGATTCGTGGGCAGCGTAGAAGGCGTCGAGGGCGGACAGAGCCTGCTCCTGGCGGGAGGATGGCTGACCCGGGACGGCAACGGCTGGGCCCCGGTCGGGACGCTCATCGGGTACCGGCTTCAGGTGCCGGCCGATCCGGGCGACATCATCCAGTGGGGCTTGAACCCGGCCGTCGGAACCAAGTACCAGTGGGACGGCGCTGCCCTGCAAGCCACCGTCGGCTACGCCTGGCAGTGGATCGACGACGGGCTCACGGACGTGTCGTTGGTCGGCTCGCAGCAGGTCACCTCGGGGGTCACCAACACGGTGCAGCTCAACTACTGGGGCGATGGCACCACCTCGGCCAGCGCCATATCCACGTACTCGTGGGATGACGGCGGCTACTTCTGGAGCCGGGCGCGGGCGGCGCGGCGGGTCGTGGGCGGTGAGAGCGGCGTCCTGCGGCTTGGCGCGGAGGCGTCAGCTCAGGGCAACGACGACTTCAAGGCGTACGAATTGGGGCCCGCGCTGGAGTGGGCGCCGAATCGGCACCTGGCCTTCGTCGCGGCCTCCGGCTGGCGCAGGTCCGATCCGGCGGTCGGCGAGTCGGTCGATCAGGTCTACGCGCGTCTGGACATAGTCGTATTACCCTGAGCGCGGGCCCCGGCTCGCGAGCGCCTCGCGAGCGCTGGACAGCGGAGCGTACGCCCCCTAGCTTGGCCGGTTCGGAGCGACGCATTTGGCCGGATTGCCCAAAAGGAGCGCGCGATGGCGGGGAAGCGCCTCAAGGTGATGCTGCGCTGGATCCAGATCCTCGACAAGCTCGAACCCTTCTACAAGGAGAAGGGGGAATTTCGGTTCACCGCGCGCGTGTCGAGTGACAACGGCGTAGTGCAGGAGACGCGGTTTCCGGAAGAGGGGCACTACGAGATCTCGGATCACCCGGCGTGGAACAAGCTGACGATGAACCTCGAGATCTTCGACGGTGAAGTCGGCGACAATCTGGTCGTCGAGCTGAACGGTGAGGAGATCGACCTGCTCAGCGCGAACGACCAGCTCGCTGCCTATCGCCGAGAGTTCGCGGGCGAGGCCGGATCGTGGCTAGGGTGGTACGGCCCCGGCGACGAGGCCGCGGAGCCTCCGGAGGCCGTGTCAGCGGATCCGGAGAACCTGACCAACTGGCGGGTCTGCTACGAGATCCTGGACGCCTAGTCCGGCGTCGACCCGGGCTCGGCGGGCGCTCCCGCCGATGCCCGACCAGCACCTGGCGGGGGCCGCGTGCGCGCTGCCCCCGCTTTTCGTTTTAGAGGGCCGCTAGCCTCCTCCCTCGTCGGGCCCCAGGCCGATCTCCACGGCCTCCCACTCAGCCATCATCCCCAGGAACGCCCGGGCGATGTCCGGGTGGAATTCCGTGCCCGCCCGCTCCTCTATGTAAGAGAGCACCTTGGGGGCGGGCCAGGCGTCCCGGTACGGCCTCTTGGTTCGCAGCGCGTCGTAGACATCGCACACGTGCACCACGTGGCTGCCGTGATGGCACTGCCGGGGATAGTGCAGCGCGGGGTATCCTCCGCCGTCGATCATGATGTGGTGCTCGTAGGCCACCACTGCCGCCAGGTCCAGGTCATCCTCGTGCTCCAGGATGATCGCAGCGCCGTCCAGCGGGTGGCGATTCATCACCTCGCGTTCCTGCTCGGTGAGCTTGCCGGGCTTGTTCAGGATGTCCTTCGGAATGCGGACCTTGCCGATGTCGTGCAGAAGCCCGGCGACGCCGAACGCGCGCACGTCCGCGCTGGCCAACTCCAGGTGTTCGGCGAGCGCCATGGCCAGGACGGAGACGTTGAGCGAATGCGTGGTCGTGTACTCGTCGAAGCTGCGGAGCCGGAGCAGCGGCACCAGGAGCCTCTGATCACCGCGCATGGCCACGGCCAGGGATCGAACTACGGCTTCCGCCTCGGCGAGCGGTAGCTTGCCAGTACTGGTCAGCGCCTCGTGGATCCACTGAACCGCGCCGGCCTCCTCCTCGAGCCTGATGGGCCCCGTGCGCGCCGCTTGATCTGCCGGGATCGACGTTGCCACAACGGACACCGCGCCCCACCGAATCGGCCCAGTCGCGGCTGGCCGACTTTCGGCGGACGATGGGCCATGACCAGCGACACGGTCGTGTATGTCCTCGAGGAAAGCGACGAACTCCTCGCGGGTGGGCTCCGAGACGAACTCCAGCCTCTGCACCCCCGCGGCGGCCAGCTTCGGAGCCCAGCTCCAGCCTCGCAGCTCCGCTATCCGGCGTTCTCCGACCAGAACCTCATCGTCGAGGAACGTGAACGGGAGCCGTCCCGGATCGGCCACCAGGGTGACGAGCCGGTCGTAGGCCAGGTCGACGGCCTTCTCCCTCGCTGGGTGGCCTTCGCGATAGAGACCAAGCGCGGACAGGGACTGGCCGAGACCGGTCAGGAAGAGTCCGGCGGCGGCGGTGGGATCGCCGCTCAACGGTCAGCCCGCACGGCGGCACGAATCGCTCCGTGCTTGGCCGACTCGGCGGCCTTGCGGAGTTCAACCGCGAAATCGTCCTCTGGCCACCCTCTCACGAGCGCCGAAATCGCTCCCAACGAAAGCGGCGACGGCGCTGGGAAACGGATCCGTCGGAGCAGCAGGCTGCGCCCCCGCGTGGCGATCGCCTTGAGGGCGTCTAGTCCCTCGCGCGTAGGGTGGTCGGCCAGGATTCGGACGGCCTGTGCGCGCAAGTCGACTGGCAGATGCCTGTCGGCCACTCGGTGGGCTAGCAAAGAGACGACCGCAGGTGGGCAATCCTCGGCGGCCAGCGCCAGCCCGACACCAACGACGGAGGGCTCCGAATCCACGATCGCCGCGGCGATCGCCCGCTCGCCTGACCGAGTCGCCGCGAAGAAGCGGACCGCCTCCAAGCGTACGCGCGGGTCCTCGTGGGTCAGATATGGGTCGGGTGGAATGTCGGGGATCGTGGTGCCAACCTGGCGGAGCAGGTGCAGGATGTTGCGCATGAAGAACCATGGCGCGCCTTCGAGGCGCGCCATGGCGGGCGCTGCCACCGAGTCACCGAACTCCGCTAGCCGATTCAGCAGCCAACGGCGCTCGGAGCGGTCCTCGGCCGCTACGAGACGATCCAGGAGCGGATCGATCGCTGTTGGGCCAGCGTGTTGGATCAGAAGCTCGATCCCGGCGTCCGTGTACGCAGACTCGTCGAGTACGCGTAGGAAGGAATCTGGGCGCGCGAGCTGCGCCCAGCCGGCGGCCACCGCCGCGTTCGCGGCGTCCCGAGCAAGGCCCTCGGGGGCGTCCGCGAGCACTTTCAGAAGCGCGGTGGGATCGGACTTGTCCAGTGCCGTCACCGCCCGATCCAGCACGGGCCCGGTGGTGCCGAGTTCGACGGCCATTCGCACCACCCGGACCGGCGCGGGCCGGCAGTCGGCCGTCGGGATGGACGGTCGGTTCGCCCGGTGCGCCGCCAATCCCTGCAGCGCCTCCGTGTACATCTCGGGGTTCGGGTCATCCAGCTGCCAGCCGGTGACCAGCTCTTCGATCTGGGAGCGAAGGGCGCCGTCGGCGTCGGTCGACGACCCGGTCGGTCCGGCCGTGGGCGCGTGCGCCGACAGCTTGCCCAGGATCCGCATCAGCGAATCGGAGATGGACTGCTCCGGACCCCGGGCGGCGTTGAGAAGGGCGAGCACCGCGTCGGCCGGCAGGCTGCGCAACGCGCCGCGCAGCATCGCCGCCCGGTCTCCCCGTGAGCCCGCCAGCTGCAG from Gemmatimonadota bacterium encodes:
- a CDS encoding HD domain-containing phosphohydrolase, with the protein product MSGDPTAAAGLFLTGLGQSLSALGLYREGHPAREKAVDLAYDRLVTLVADPGRLPFTFLDDEVLVGERRIAELRGWSWAPKLAAAGVQRLEFVSEPTREEFVAFLEDIHDRVAGHGPSSAESRPAATGPIRWGAVSVVATSIPADQAARTGPIRLEEEAGAVQWIHEALTSTGKLPLAEAEAVVRSLAVAMRGDQRLLVPLLRLRSFDEYTTTHSLNVSVLAMALAEHLELASADVRAFGVAGLLHDIGKVRIPKDILNKPGKLTEQEREVMNRHPLDGAAIILEHEDDLDLAAVVAYEHHIMIDGGGYPALHYPRQCHHGSHVVHVCDVYDALRTKRPYRDAWPAPKVLSYIEERAGTEFHPDIARAFLGMMAEWEAVEIGLGPDEGGG